The region GCAGCCGCCTGCGCCTAATATGGGATCCTGATTATTGCATACTCGCCCATCAGCCGTGGTATACTGACGGGCTAACTGAAACAATACTCAGATATATCTAAGGACTCAATACTGCTGAAGTTTAGTCTCCCGCGGTTCTAGTAGGAGAACTTTGAGAAGAACTTGCAACTTATAGGCAAGGTTAAGGAGTTTACGGCCAGGAAGGACTGTACCTCTGCGtaactagtaattaattagaCCCTCGCGCTGTCGCGGAgactgaagatgatgattgTCCCAATTCCTGGGTCGTCGACGGCAGACCGCGTGCTGGAGAACAGTAAGATTGTGGACGTGTCCGAAGAGGATCTCGACCAGATTGATGCTATTCTGAAGACCTTTACGCCGGCTGGTGCACGTTACCCCCCAATTGTCCAGACCAATACCTAGTTTCAGCAGCAATGTCAAAGTCGGAAAAGGCAATGACTTATCAAGGCAATTCTTTCAAATAACCCAACACCTTTACCCTTGTTCTGTAAATGCAATAAAGGAGCTGTTGGAAACAGTATCATATAATTCCAACTATAAGCAGCATTTTATACAATCCAATCCCAGGAAAACTTCCAAAATCAAGACTCACGCTGGGTAAACTCAGTCTGAACCCTAATCCCCTGTAGCAGTACATCATTCCTATTGCCATTCCCTCTACTCAGCCATGATGTCCTTTCAGGTATTGCTAGCgtaatataaaagtaaacAATAgctttgatttttttttttctgccgTATACGTCTAACTTTAGTGAAAACGTGCAATTAATTATAACACATTCAGGAACTGTCAGACAGTCTGACTAGTGTCCATGAAGTATAACAGCGATAGCGACATATATAACGGGTCATGGCGTAATCCCATATCGGAGGAATGATAATTGGAAACGATGCTCAGTCAAGCAAGGGTCCAAGATCAACACTTTGCTCCGCAGCACTATACTTTGATGTCTAGGAAATGCAATAGAACAACCGCCTCAATTTTCAAGACACCCCTAACACGCCGCCAGACAACGACGGGACATATTAGGAGCCCCCGTCCAGATACAGCCGGTCGaagtcctcatcttcaacatcggAAATCGTAGCATCCGGGGAACTGACTCGTGTGGCAGAGGGGCCCTTCAACTTGTTCTCGGGTTCGGCCGCGTATATTGGGTTTTCCTCTGTGGCTATCCTCATGAGCGAGCTAGCTAATGGGTTGAAGGAATATCCCATTGGACTCTCCTGACACTCAAATGGACTATATCCAGAGTATTGTACGTCTTCAAAGAGGTACTGCGGTGACAGCACTCTATCGGACCGCTTAATCGCAGGCGATTGCCAACCAACTAGAGGATCAACTCGGCTGTAGACGTTCAGCATTGGCTCAATGTTCTCTTTGTCCATAACTGTGCGGGGTCCTTTCTCAAGAAGTCTCGGTGAATGGGCTGCAAGCTGTGGCGAGTGAGAATCGTTATGGATTGCAATGTCTCGTCGCAACAAGAATGGCTGCGAAGGCGCTGTCACGCCGGGAAGAAATCTACCCTGGTTCTCCGCCTTAAAATCTTGTGGAACAGACATGTCACGGAATATAGCGAACTTGGTATGC is a window of Aspergillus puulaauensis MK2 DNA, chromosome 4, nearly complete sequence DNA encoding:
- the PLR1_5 gene encoding pyridoxine 4-dehydrogenase (COG:C;~EggNog:ENOG410PHVT;~InterPro:IPR036812), with translation MMIVPIPGSSTADRVLENSKIVDVSEEDLDQIDAILKTFTPAGARYPPIVQTNT